The Neisseria yangbaofengii genome contains a region encoding:
- a CDS encoding glutamate-5-semialdehyde dehydrogenase codes for MQDIRQYVRDTATAAKQAFYLMANATTAQKNAALLRMAELIAQHQTAILAANAQDMENAAAKGLDSALLDRLKLTEKTVESMCEGLRQVAALPDPVGEMDEFRTRPNGLQIGKMRVPLGVIGIIYESRPNVTVDAAALCLKSGNACVLRGGSEAFESNMAIAKLIRRALTENGLPPAAASVIENTSRESVGAMLQSPELIDVIIPRGGKSLVARIAAEARVPVIKHLDGICHVYIDQAADTQKAIEIAFNAKTSRYGTCNTMETLLIHAARAEEMLPLLAEKYAEKQVELRGCERTLAILPNINAATEEDWDTEYLAPVLAVKIVGNLNQAIAHINAHGSHHTDAIITESYTDAQIFLRTVDSASVMVNASTRFADGFEYGLGAEIGISTDKIHVRGPVGLHGLTSQKWVVLGNGQVRL; via the coding sequence ATGCAGGATATCCGACAATACGTCCGCGACACCGCCACCGCAGCCAAACAGGCTTTCTATCTGATGGCGAACGCCACCACCGCGCAGAAAAACGCCGCGCTGTTGCGTATGGCCGAATTGATTGCGCAACACCAAACCGCCATTCTTGCCGCCAACGCGCAAGACATGGAAAACGCCGCCGCCAAAGGTTTGGATTCCGCCCTTCTTGACCGCTTGAAATTAACGGAAAAAACCGTCGAATCCATGTGCGAAGGTTTGCGCCAAGTGGCGGCGCTGCCTGACCCTGTCGGCGAAATGGACGAATTCCGCACCCGCCCGAACGGTTTGCAAATCGGCAAAATGCGCGTGCCGCTGGGCGTCATCGGCATCATTTACGAATCACGCCCAAACGTCACCGTCGATGCGGCCGCTTTGTGCCTGAAATCCGGCAATGCCTGCGTATTGCGCGGCGGCAGCGAAGCCTTTGAAAGCAATATGGCGATTGCCAAACTCATCCGCCGGGCCCTGACGGAAAACGGCTTACCGCCGGCCGCCGCGAGCGTGATTGAAAACACCAGCCGCGAAAGCGTCGGTGCCATGCTGCAAAGCCCTGAACTGATTGACGTGATTATCCCGCGCGGCGGCAAATCGCTGGTTGCCCGCATTGCTGCCGAAGCGCGTGTACCGGTGATTAAGCATCTCGACGGCATTTGCCACGTGTACATCGACCAAGCCGCCGATACGCAAAAAGCCATTGAAATCGCCTTCAATGCCAAAACTTCGCGCTACGGTACCTGCAACACCATGGAAACCCTGCTGATTCACGCCGCGCGTGCCGAAGAAATGTTGCCGTTGCTGGCGGAAAAATACGCTGAAAAACAAGTCGAGCTGCGCGGTTGCGAGCGCACTTTGGCGATTTTGCCGAACATCAACGCCGCCACCGAAGAAGATTGGGACACCGAATACCTCGCCCCTGTTTTGGCAGTGAAAATCGTCGGTAACTTAAACCAAGCCATCGCCCACATCAACGCCCACGGCAGCCACCACACCGATGCCATCATCACCGAGTCTTACACCGATGCGCAAATCTTCCTGCGCACGGTCGACAGCGCCAGCGTGATGGTCAATGCGTCCACCCGTTTTGCCGATGGTTTTGAATACGGCTTAGGCGCGGAAATCGGCATTTCCACCGACAAAATCCATGTGCGCGGCCCGGTCGGCTTACACGGTCTGACTTCGCAAAAATGGGTCGTGTTGGGTAATGGGCAGGTTCGTTTATAA
- a CDS encoding DUF3683 domain-containing protein: MTTTAAPQRIREIPYNYTSYTDREIVTRLLGEEAWQILQDLRSRRRTGRSARMLFEVLGDMWVVVRNPYLVDDLLEHPKRREALVREMRHRLTEIQNRRDDNRQVETLVQSALSAVQDFDAGFDITKQKRKQILERLSQITKPHNIMFDGLARVTHVTDATDWRVEYPFVVINPDNEAEVAPLVRALIELDLVIIPRGGGTGYTGGAIPLDANSAVINTEKLDLHNGVQFVTLPGLDGTHPIIHCGAGVVTRRVEETAHKAGLVFAVDPTSADASTVGGNAAMNAGGKKAVLWGTALDNLAYWQMVNPKGEWLRIERVRHNFGKIHDEETAIFDVHTLDTGGNNIVKTERLEIPGHKFRKVGLGKDVTDKFLSGLPGIQKEGTDGIITSVAFVLHKMPKHTRTVCMEFFGTVANATPSIVEIRDYLLGHEKVQLAGLEHLDWRYVRAVGYATKAAGKGRPKMVLLADVVSDDEQAVQEVAEHMVEMTRKREGEGFIAITPEARKTFWLDRSRTAAIAKHTNAFKINEDVVIPLERLGEYSDGIERINIELSIKNKLTLCTALLDYLQGRLPVDAMGTGLPSKELLGDRATHALNHVSAVKERWEWLLVNLDAPLGEYKARYGKAVFADPEAHDDESCFIAFRDFRLRVSIKSDVMKPLSEIFSGKTDVKILEDLAKIHGRIVRSRVFVALHMHAGDGNVHTNIPVNSDDAEMLQTAYYSVDRIMKIARSLNGVISGEHGIGITKMEFLSDEDMQPFWDYKAKVDPEGRFNRHKLMKGADLRNAYTPSFELLGAESLIMEKSSLGTIAESVKDCLRCGKCKPVCSTHVPRANLLYSPRNKILGVGLLTEAFLYEEQTRRGVSLKHFDELTNIGDHCTVCHRCVKPCPVNIDFGDVTVAIRNYLNETGHSTTVPAAAMGMAFLNATDPKAIKALRGAMIQTGFPAQNFAYKLGKMFPIVKKEKAAPAATVNKPTIKEQVIHFINRPLPKGVPAKTPRSLLGIEDDKSIPIIRNPQTAEDSEAVFYFPGCGSERLFSQIGLATQAMLWYVGVQTVLPPGYMCCGYPQDAGGDKARAEQMSTDNRVSFHRMANTLNYLDIKTVVVSCGTCYDQLEKYRFEEIFPGCRIIDIHEFLLEKGVKLNGVEGRQYLYHDPCHSPIKTMNATQMASELMGQKVVLSDRCCGESGMFAVKRPDIASQVKFRKQEEIEKNLKELPQGQPVKMLTSCPACLQGLSRYRDDNDMPADYIVIEMAKHILGDNWLNEFVDKANNGGVEKVLL, encoded by the coding sequence ATGACCACGACTGCTGCTCCGCAACGCATCCGCGAAATCCCCTACAACTATACCTCTTATACCGACCGCGAAATCGTCACCCGTCTGTTGGGCGAAGAAGCTTGGCAAATCCTGCAGGATTTGCGCAGCCGACGCCGCACCGGCCGATCGGCACGTATGTTGTTCGAAGTGTTGGGCGACATGTGGGTGGTGGTGCGTAACCCTTACTTGGTTGACGACCTGCTCGAGCATCCCAAGCGCCGTGAAGCTTTGGTGCGCGAAATGCGTCACCGCCTGACTGAAATTCAAAACCGCCGTGACGACAATCGGCAAGTCGAAACCTTGGTGCAATCCGCCCTGAGTGCGGTACAGGATTTTGATGCCGGCTTCGACATCACCAAGCAAAAACGCAAACAGATTCTCGAGCGTTTGAGCCAAATCACCAAGCCGCACAATATTATGTTTGACGGTTTGGCACGCGTGACCCACGTCACCGATGCCACCGACTGGCGCGTGGAATATCCGTTTGTAGTGATTAACCCCGATAACGAAGCCGAAGTTGCGCCTTTGGTGCGCGCACTGATTGAGTTGGATCTGGTGATTATCCCGCGCGGAGGCGGCACGGGCTATACCGGAGGCGCGATTCCGCTGGATGCCAACAGCGCGGTCATCAATACCGAAAAGCTCGATTTACACAACGGCGTGCAATTCGTCACCCTGCCGGGTTTGGACGGCACGCATCCGATTATCCATTGCGGCGCCGGCGTGGTGACCCGGCGCGTGGAAGAAACCGCCCACAAAGCCGGTCTGGTCTTTGCCGTTGACCCGACTTCCGCTGATGCCTCTACCGTCGGCGGCAATGCTGCCATGAATGCCGGCGGTAAAAAAGCCGTATTGTGGGGCACGGCGCTCGACAATCTGGCCTACTGGCAAATGGTTAACCCGAAAGGCGAATGGCTGCGCATCGAACGTGTGCGCCATAATTTCGGCAAAATCCACGATGAAGAAACCGCTATTTTCGATGTGCACACACTCGACACCGGCGGCAACAATATCGTCAAAACCGAACGTTTGGAAATTCCCGGCCACAAATTCCGCAAAGTCGGCTTAGGCAAAGACGTAACCGATAAATTCTTGAGCGGCCTGCCGGGTATCCAAAAAGAAGGTACCGACGGCATCATTACCAGCGTAGCCTTTGTGTTGCACAAAATGCCGAAACATACCCGTACCGTCTGCATGGAATTTTTCGGCACCGTTGCCAACGCCACGCCTTCCATCGTTGAAATCCGCGACTACCTGCTCGGCCATGAAAAAGTGCAATTGGCAGGCTTGGAACATCTCGACTGGCGCTATGTGCGCGCGGTCGGCTATGCCACCAAAGCCGCCGGCAAAGGCCGCCCGAAAATGGTGTTGCTCGCCGATGTAGTATCTGACGATGAACAAGCCGTGCAGGAAGTGGCCGAACACATGGTCGAAATGACGCGCAAACGCGAAGGCGAAGGCTTTATCGCCATCACGCCTGAAGCGCGCAAAACCTTCTGGCTCGACCGCAGCCGCACCGCCGCCATCGCCAAGCACACCAATGCCTTTAAAATCAATGAAGACGTGGTGATTCCGCTCGAACGACTGGGAGAATATTCAGACGGCATTGAACGCATCAACATCGAATTGTCGATTAAAAACAAACTCACCCTGTGCACCGCCCTTCTCGATTACCTGCAAGGCCGTCTGCCAGTCGATGCCATGGGTACCGGCTTGCCGAGTAAAGAATTATTGGGCGACCGTGCTACCCACGCGCTGAATCATGTTTCTGCAGTTAAAGAACGCTGGGAATGGCTGCTGGTCAATCTCGATGCGCCGTTGGGCGAATACAAAGCGCGTTACGGCAAAGCAGTCTTTGCAGATCCGGAAGCACACGATGATGAAAGCTGCTTTATCGCCTTCCGCGACTTCCGTTTGCGCGTATCGATTAAATCCGACGTGATGAAGCCTTTGAGCGAAATTTTCAGCGGCAAAACCGATGTGAAAATTCTCGAAGACTTGGCCAAAATCCACGGCAGAATCGTACGCAGCCGCGTGTTTGTCGCGCTGCATATGCACGCGGGCGACGGCAACGTGCACACCAATATTCCGGTAAATTCCGATGATGCCGAAATGCTTCAGACGGCCTATTATTCCGTCGACCGCATTATGAAAATCGCCCGCAGCTTAAACGGCGTAATTTCCGGCGAACACGGCATCGGCATCACCAAAATGGAATTTTTGAGCGATGAAGATATGCAGCCGTTTTGGGATTACAAAGCGAAAGTCGATCCCGAAGGCCGCTTCAACCGCCACAAATTAATGAAAGGAGCAGATCTGCGTAACGCCTACACGCCGTCGTTTGAATTGCTTGGCGCAGAATCGCTGATTATGGAAAAATCGTCTTTGGGCACGATTGCCGAATCGGTAAAAGACTGCTTGCGCTGCGGCAAATGCAAACCGGTATGCTCTACCCATGTGCCGCGCGCCAATCTGCTTTACAGCCCGCGCAACAAAATTCTCGGCGTCGGCCTGCTTACCGAAGCCTTCCTTTACGAAGAGCAAACCCGCCGCGGCGTGTCTTTGAAGCATTTTGACGAACTGACCAACATCGGCGACCACTGCACCGTGTGTCACCGTTGTGTGAAACCATGTCCGGTCAACATCGACTTCGGCGACGTGACCGTGGCCATCCGCAATTATCTGAACGAAACCGGCCACAGCACCACTGTGCCGGCCGCAGCGATGGGCATGGCATTTTTGAACGCGACCGACCCGAAAGCCATCAAAGCCCTGCGCGGCGCGATGATTCAAACCGGCTTTCCGGCGCAGAATTTTGCCTATAAATTGGGCAAAATGTTCCCGATTGTGAAAAAAGAAAAAGCCGCACCGGCCGCTACCGTCAACAAACCGACCATTAAAGAGCAGGTGATTCACTTTATTAACCGCCCGCTGCCCAAAGGCGTGCCGGCCAAAACGCCGCGCTCATTATTGGGCATTGAAGACGACAAGAGCATCCCGATTATCCGCAATCCGCAAACTGCCGAAGACAGCGAAGCCGTGTTCTACTTCCCGGGTTGCGGCTCCGAGCGTTTGTTCAGCCAAATCGGTTTGGCCACTCAAGCGATGCTGTGGTATGTCGGCGTGCAAACCGTATTGCCGCCGGGCTATATGTGTTGCGGCTATCCGCAAGATGCAGGCGGCGACAAAGCACGTGCCGAGCAAATGAGCACGGACAACCGTGTATCGTTCCACCGCATGGCCAACACGCTGAACTATCTCGACATCAAAACCGTGGTTGTCAGCTGCGGCACCTGTTACGACCAGTTGGAAAAATACCGCTTCGAGGAAATTTTCCCCGGCTGCCGCATCATCGACATTCACGAATTCCTGTTGGAAAAAGGCGTGAAACTCAACGGCGTGGAAGGCCGGCAATACCTGTATCACGACCCGTGCCACAGCCCGATTAAAACCATGAACGCCACCCAAATGGCCAGCGAATTGATGGGGCAAAAAGTCGTATTGAGCGACCGCTGCTGCGGCGAATCCGGTATGTTTGCCGTGAAACGCCCCGACATCGCTTCACAGGTAAAATTCCGCAAACAGGAAGAAATCGAGAAAAACCTTAAAGAATTGCCGCAAGGCCAACCGGTGAAAATGCTCACTTCCTGCCCTGCCTGCCTGCAAGGTTTGAGCCGCTACCGTGACGACAACGACATGCCGGCCGACTACATCGTCATCGAAATGGCCAAGCACATTTTGGGCGACAACTGGCTGAACGAGTTTGTCGACAAAGCCAACAACGGCGGCGTGGAAAAAGTGCTGCTGTAA
- the dapC gene encoding succinyldiaminopimelate transaminase, protein MNSLLSQLKPYPFARLREAMQGLEAPEGLPTVPLHIGEPKHATPKVITDALTASLSELEKYPLTAGLPELRQACADWLARRYDGLKVDPATEILPVLGSREALFSFIQTVLDPVADGKPVVISPNPFYQIYEGGTILGGGEIHFANCPAPSFNPDWSSVSDGLWQRTKMVLVCSPNNPSGSVLQLEDWQELFALQDKYGFVIASDECYSEIYFDGKKPIGGLQAAAQLGRGFDKLMMFTSLSKRSNVPGLRSGFVAGDAALLKAFLLYRTYHGSAMSIPVQRASIAAWNDETHVIDNRRLYQEKFDKVIPILREVFDVDFPDASFYIWLKVPDGDDLAFARRLWTKAAIQVLPGRFLARDTEQGNPGEGYVRIALVADVETCVKAAEIIVSLYR, encoded by the coding sequence ATGAATTCATTATTATCCCAACTCAAACCCTACCCGTTTGCCCGTTTACGCGAAGCCATGCAAGGCTTGGAAGCGCCTGAAGGCTTACCAACCGTACCGCTGCACATCGGCGAACCCAAACACGCCACCCCTAAAGTCATCACCGATGCGCTCACTGCTTCTTTGAGCGAATTGGAAAAATACCCGCTCACCGCCGGCTTGCCGGAATTGCGCCAAGCCTGTGCTGACTGGTTGGCGCGCCGCTATGACGGTTTAAAAGTTGACCCGGCTACTGAAATCCTGCCGGTACTGGGCAGCCGCGAAGCCTTGTTTTCGTTTATTCAAACGGTTTTGGATCCGGTTGCCGACGGCAAGCCTGTGGTCATCAGCCCGAATCCGTTTTACCAAATCTACGAAGGCGGCACCATTCTCGGCGGTGGTGAAATCCATTTTGCCAATTGCCCTGCACCGTCGTTCAACCCTGATTGGTCGAGCGTTTCAGACGGCTTGTGGCAACGCACCAAAATGGTTTTGGTCTGCTCGCCGAATAACCCGAGCGGCAGCGTCCTGCAATTGGAAGACTGGCAAGAATTGTTTGCCCTGCAAGACAAATACGGTTTCGTGATTGCTTCCGACGAATGCTATTCGGAAATCTATTTCGACGGCAAAAAGCCCATCGGCGGCTTGCAGGCAGCGGCACAATTAGGCCGCGGCTTCGATAAATTGATGATGTTTACCAGCTTGTCCAAGCGCTCCAATGTGCCGGGGTTGCGCTCGGGCTTTGTGGCGGGCGATGCCGCTTTGCTGAAAGCATTTTTGCTTTACCGCACCTACCACGGCAGCGCGATGAGCATTCCGGTGCAACGCGCCAGCATTGCCGCATGGAACGATGAAACCCACGTCATCGACAACCGCCGGCTGTATCAGGAAAAATTCGACAAAGTGATTCCGATTTTGCGCGAAGTATTTGATGTCGATTTCCCCGACGCTTCGTTCTATATCTGGCTGAAAGTACCGGACGGCGATGATTTGGCCTTTGCCAGACGCTTATGGACAAAAGCGGCGATTCAAGTCTTGCCCGGCCGCTTCCTGGCGCGCGACACCGAGCAAGGCAACCCGGGCGAAGGCTATGTGCGCATCGCTTTGGTAGCCGATGTGGAAACCTGCGTCAAAGCGGCAGAAATCATCGTGTCGCTGTATCGTTGA
- the waaF gene encoding lipopolysaccharide heptosyltransferase II, with amino-acid sequence MSKKILIISPSWIGDCVMTQPLYRRLHELHPGCLIDVFAPKWSMAVFERMPEVNEVMENPFGHGTLDLKKRWQIGRELGKRGYDQVIVLPGSLKSAIIALATGIKQRTGYVGESRYILLNDIRKLDKAALPLMVDRYTALAHHSQADFNGHSDRPLFRINAAGRQTALVKHNLNTDKPIIAFCPGAEYGPAKRWPVRHFAGLAQNYLAKGWQVWLFGSQKDFEIAEEINQLSDGLCTNLCGKTSLSEAIDLLSCAENVVCNDSGLMHLAAALDRKLAALYGSSSPDHTPPLSGKAEIVTLNLDCSPCFKRECPLGHTDCLNKIEPKMVERALFKIHAE; translated from the coding sequence ATGTCTAAAAAAATCCTCATCATTTCCCCAAGCTGGATTGGCGACTGCGTCATGACCCAGCCGCTTTACCGCCGCTTGCACGAACTGCATCCGGGCTGCCTCATCGACGTATTCGCCCCGAAATGGTCGATGGCGGTCTTCGAGCGCATGCCGGAAGTGAACGAGGTTATGGAAAACCCGTTCGGCCACGGCACATTGGATTTGAAAAAACGCTGGCAAATCGGACGTGAGCTGGGTAAACGCGGTTACGACCAAGTCATCGTGCTGCCCGGCTCGCTCAAATCCGCCATCATCGCCTTGGCCACCGGCATCAAACAGCGAACCGGCTATGTGGGCGAATCGCGCTACATTCTGCTCAACGACATCCGCAAGCTCGACAAAGCCGCCCTGCCGCTCATGGTTGACCGCTACACCGCGCTTGCCCATCACAGCCAAGCCGATTTCAACGGCCATTCCGACCGGCCTTTGTTCCGAATCAACGCCGCCGGCCGACAAACCGCTTTAGTGAAACATAATTTAAACACCGATAAACCGATTATCGCCTTCTGCCCCGGCGCAGAATACGGCCCTGCAAAACGCTGGCCGGTGCGCCATTTCGCCGGTTTGGCGCAAAACTATCTGGCCAAAGGCTGGCAGGTTTGGCTGTTTGGCTCACAAAAAGATTTTGAAATCGCCGAAGAAATCAACCAACTTTCAGACGGCCTCTGCACCAATCTATGCGGCAAAACCTCGCTTTCCGAAGCCATCGATTTACTGTCCTGCGCCGAAAACGTGGTTTGCAACGACAGCGGCCTCATGCACCTGGCCGCCGCGCTCGACCGCAAACTTGCCGCCTTGTACGGCTCGTCCAGCCCCGACCACACACCGCCTTTGAGCGGCAAAGCCGAAATCGTCACCCTCAATCTCGACTGCTCGCCCTGCTTCAAACGCGAATGCCCGCTGGGACACACCGATTGTTTGAATAAGATTGAGCCGAAAATGGTGGAACGGGCTTTATTCAAAATTCATGCAGAATAA
- the dld gene encoding D-lactate dehydrogenase, producing the protein MTASQLIQRLAEIVGDKFILTDPAKTEPYRQGYRFGEGRALAVVRPGTLLEQWQILQACVDADVIVITQAANTGLTGGSTPDGNDYDRDIVIVNTMRMNIIHPINNNEQVVCLPGATLNQLELLLKPLGREPHSVIGSSCIGASVLGGVCNNSGGALVQRGPAYTEMALFAQINSDGQLELVNHLGIDLGETPEEILTNLQGHHYQRKDITQNAGKGHDHAYCDHVRQVDEPTAARFNADPARHYEASGCAGKLMVFAVRLDTFPQEPKTAVFYIGTNDINELTDIRRAALADFKSLPISGEYIHREAFNIAEIYGKDTFYVIKKFGTHQLPKLFDYKARADRFSKKLSFLPKHFSDKALQWVSRLLPQHLPQSLLNYRDQYEHHLIVKMGGEGVDEARAFLKSYFAGHSGAYFECNAEEAQAAMLHRFAVASAAIRYRAVHDDEVEDLVALDIALRRDDRDWYEHLPKEIDDKIIHKLYYGHFMCHVFHQDYVIKKGNDCMALEHEMLALLDRRGAQYPAEHNVGHLYEAKPALKQFYRKLDPTNSFNPGIGHTSKKKNWAE; encoded by the coding sequence ATGACTGCTTCGCAACTGATTCAACGCTTGGCCGAGATTGTCGGCGATAAATTCATTTTGACCGATCCTGCCAAAACCGAGCCTTACCGCCAAGGCTACCGCTTCGGCGAAGGGCGCGCATTGGCAGTGGTGCGTCCGGGTACTCTGTTGGAGCAATGGCAGATTCTGCAAGCCTGTGTCGATGCTGATGTGATTGTGATTACGCAGGCGGCCAATACCGGTTTGACCGGCGGCTCAACGCCTGATGGCAATGATTACGACCGCGATATTGTGATTGTGAATACCATGCGCATGAACATCATCCATCCGATTAACAATAACGAGCAAGTGGTGTGCCTGCCCGGGGCGACCCTAAATCAGCTAGAGCTTTTGCTGAAGCCGTTAGGCCGTGAGCCGCATTCGGTGATTGGTTCGTCGTGTATCGGTGCATCAGTGTTAGGGGGTGTGTGTAACAATTCGGGCGGCGCATTGGTGCAGCGCGGCCCGGCTTATACCGAAATGGCTTTGTTTGCGCAAATTAATTCAGACGGCCAATTGGAGCTGGTGAATCATTTGGGTATCGATTTAGGCGAGACGCCGGAAGAAATCCTCACCAATCTGCAAGGTCATCATTATCAGCGTAAAGACATCACGCAAAACGCCGGCAAAGGCCACGACCATGCTTATTGCGATCATGTGCGCCAAGTGGACGAGCCGACCGCCGCGCGTTTCAATGCCGATCCGGCGCGCCATTATGAAGCATCAGGCTGTGCGGGCAAATTGATGGTGTTCGCCGTGCGCTTGGATACCTTCCCGCAAGAACCGAAAACCGCCGTGTTCTACATCGGCACCAACGATATTAATGAGCTCACCGACATCCGCCGCGCTGCGTTGGCCGATTTCAAATCACTGCCGATTTCGGGCGAATATATCCACCGTGAAGCCTTCAATATTGCAGAAATCTACGGTAAAGACACTTTTTATGTGATTAAGAAATTCGGCACGCACCAACTGCCGAAATTATTTGATTACAAAGCACGCGCCGACCGCTTCAGCAAAAAATTATCTTTCCTGCCGAAGCACTTTTCCGACAAAGCCCTGCAATGGGTGAGCAGGCTGTTGCCGCAACATCTGCCGCAATCTTTGCTCAACTACCGCGACCAATACGAGCATCATCTGATTGTCAAGATGGGCGGTGAGGGTGTAGATGAAGCGCGTGCATTTTTGAAAAGCTATTTTGCCGGCCACAGCGGCGCGTATTTCGAATGTAACGCTGAAGAAGCACAAGCTGCCATGTTGCACCGCTTTGCGGTGGCTTCCGCAGCCATCCGCTATCGCGCCGTGCATGATGACGAAGTGGAAGATTTAGTCGCGCTTGATATTGCCCTGCGTCGTGACGATCGTGATTGGTATGAACATTTACCGAAGGAAATCGATGACAAAATCATTCACAAGCTTTATTACGGCCACTTTATGTGCCACGTGTTCCATCAGGATTATGTGATTAAAAAAGGCAACGACTGCATGGCTTTAGAGCATGAGATGTTGGCCCTGCTTGACCGGCGGGGTGCGCAATATCCGGCGGAACACAATGTTGGTCATTTATACGAAGCCAAACCTGCGCTGAAACAGTTTTACCGCAAACTTGACCCGACAAATAGTTTCAATCCGGGCATCGGGCATACGTCCAAGAAGAAAAACTGGGCGGAATAA
- a CDS encoding NAD(P)H-dependent flavin oxidoreductase, producing the protein MSHSFDPLVIRGKSLIPVVQGGMGVGISASKLSSAVARENGIGTIASVDLRHLHEDLLAESTIDPTEEKYTKLNCIALDREIQKAKSDAQGNGMIAVNVMKAVKDHAAYVRQACESGADAIVMGAGLPLDLPEMTEGYHKDVALFPILSESRGINIVLKRWMKKGILPDAIVIEHPAHAAGHLGAATVAGVNDKKFEFKRVIEETLEMFKNLGLESEKIALVLAGGMANFEKVTTALKIWGANAVQIGTAFAVTQEGDAHINFKKTLAGADTEQVVEFMSVAGLPARGVRTKFLDNYIKREAKLQSVAKADPRRCTQGLNCLTSCGLRDGLDKAGQFCIDIQLSAALRGEVDKGLFFRGKDPLPFGNAMRTVQETIHYLLNGAMPVAAK; encoded by the coding sequence ATGTCACACTCCTTCGATCCATTGGTTATCCGCGGCAAGTCATTGATTCCCGTCGTTCAAGGCGGCATGGGCGTGGGTATTTCAGCGTCTAAATTATCCAGTGCAGTTGCCCGTGAAAACGGCATCGGCACTATCGCCAGCGTGGATTTACGCCATCTGCACGAAGACTTGCTGGCAGAATCAACAATCGACCCGACCGAAGAAAAATACACCAAGCTCAACTGTATCGCGCTGGACCGTGAAATCCAAAAAGCCAAAAGCGATGCCCAAGGCAACGGCATGATTGCCGTGAACGTGATGAAAGCAGTCAAAGACCATGCCGCTTATGTGCGCCAAGCCTGCGAATCGGGTGCAGATGCGATTGTGATGGGTGCCGGCTTACCATTGGATTTGCCGGAAATGACCGAGGGCTATCACAAAGATGTGGCTTTGTTTCCGATTTTATCGGAATCGCGCGGCATCAATATTGTATTGAAACGCTGGATGAAAAAAGGCATTTTGCCCGATGCCATTGTGATTGAGCACCCTGCCCACGCTGCCGGACACTTAGGAGCGGCCACCGTAGCCGGTGTCAACGATAAAAAATTCGAGTTTAAGCGTGTGATTGAAGAAACCTTGGAAATGTTTAAAAATTTGGGCTTGGAAAGCGAAAAAATCGCCTTGGTATTGGCCGGCGGCATGGCAAATTTCGAAAAAGTCACCACCGCGCTGAAAATATGGGGTGCCAATGCCGTGCAAATCGGCACCGCATTTGCCGTGACCCAAGAAGGCGATGCCCACATCAATTTCAAAAAAACCTTGGCCGGTGCCGATACCGAGCAAGTGGTTGAATTTATGTCGGTCGCCGGTTTGCCGGCCCGCGGCGTGCGCACCAAATTTCTCGACAACTACATCAAGCGCGAGGCCAAATTGCAATCGGTGGCCAAAGCCGACCCGCGCCGCTGCACCCAAGGCTTAAACTGCCTGACCAGTTGCGGTTTGCGCGACGGTCTGGACAAAGCCGGCCAATTCTGTATCGACATCCAACTTTCTGCCGCTCTCCGTGGCGAAGTCGATAAAGGCTTATTTTTCCGTGGTAAAGACCCGCTTCCATTCGGCAACGCCATGCGCACGGTGCAAGAAACCATTCACTATTTGTTAAACGGTGCTATGCCGGTTGCGGCAAAATAA
- the yaaA gene encoding peroxide stress protein YaaA — translation MFFVLSPAKNLNEKDSAPIQEFTRPDLLKESEILMRELRRLAPQQIAELMHVSDKIALLNAERNAVWHTPFTPQNAKQAVYMFNGDVYEGIDAESLNPEQIQYLQQHVRLLSGLYGLLRPLDLMQPYRLEMGTAFANSRGKNLYEFWGDRITDLLNETLAANGSEVLINLASQEYFKSINTKKLKARLITPVFKDEKNGQYKIISFYAKRARGLMVRYAAEHGIIEPQDLQNFDYEGYEFNAAASNDKEWIFLRKEQTK, via the coding sequence ATGTTTTTTGTCTTATCTCCGGCGAAAAATCTCAACGAAAAAGATTCCGCTCCCATTCAAGAATTTACCCGGCCTGATTTACTGAAAGAATCGGAAATCCTGATGCGCGAACTGCGCCGGCTTGCGCCACAGCAAATCGCCGAACTGATGCACGTTTCCGACAAAATCGCCCTGCTCAACGCCGAGCGCAATGCCGTATGGCATACGCCGTTTACCCCTCAAAATGCCAAACAGGCGGTGTATATGTTCAACGGCGATGTATACGAAGGCATTGATGCCGAATCGCTAAATCCCGAACAAATTCAATACCTGCAACAACACGTGCGCCTGCTGTCGGGTCTTTACGGCTTACTGCGCCCGCTGGATTTAATGCAACCCTACCGTTTGGAAATGGGTACCGCGTTTGCCAATTCGCGCGGTAAAAATCTGTATGAATTTTGGGGTGACCGCATCACCGACCTACTGAATGAAACCCTTGCCGCCAACGGCAGCGAGGTGTTGATCAACTTGGCTTCGCAAGAGTATTTCAAATCGATCAACACCAAAAAACTCAAGGCCAGGTTGATTACGCCGGTGTTTAAAGACGAGAAAAACGGCCAATACAAAATCATCAGCTTCTACGCCAAACGCGCGCGCGGCTTGATGGTGCGCTACGCCGCCGAGCACGGCATTATCGAGCCGCAAGATTTGCAAAATTTTGATTACGAAGGCTACGAATTCAACGCCGCCGCTTCAAATGATAAAGAATGGATATTTTTGCGCAAAGAACAAACCAAGTAA